A region from the Lysobacter sp. BMK333-48F3 genome encodes:
- a CDS encoding DUF4265 domain-containing protein: protein MNSASDPVKIHFKLEQDEEGYPPVDWESLWATPAGEALYILDNTPFYARGVSSGDTVTAVVVNGRLEFTKLAGPGGHSTIRVVAFDEHVVPALRASLKRLGCSSEVSNLPAFLAIDVPPVVDYARVMELIESYAASGSIDYEESSIQH from the coding sequence ATGAATTCGGCGTCGGATCCGGTAAAGATCCATTTCAAGCTGGAGCAGGATGAAGAAGGCTACCCTCCGGTTGACTGGGAGAGTCTGTGGGCCACTCCAGCTGGAGAAGCGCTCTACATACTCGATAACACGCCGTTCTATGCCCGGGGCGTAAGTTCCGGCGATACGGTTACTGCGGTCGTCGTGAACGGTCGCCTTGAATTTACAAAGTTGGCCGGACCGGGTGGCCACTCCACGATCCGTGTCGTTGCATTCGATGAACACGTCGTTCCCGCGTTGCGCGCGTCGCTGAAGCGGCTCGGCTGTTCCTCGGAGGTGTCGAATCTCCCCGCCTTCCTTGCGATCGATGTGCCGCCAGTAGTCGACTATGCGCGCGTCATGGAGCTGATCGAGTCATACGCTGCGTCTGGCTCAATCGACTATGAAGAGTCTTCGATCCAGCACTGA
- a CDS encoding 5'-nucleotidase, lipoprotein e(P4) family produces MNLRALPFAVLAAALALAACKPQPGAPAAQDAQPQPAPAAPAAAPAAKPAAGQADDNLNAVLWMQRAVEYRASTETIYRAAADKLDQALKQPNWDALVPDERGNAAKGLKPAVIMDVDETVLDNSPYQARLVRDGKEYDEATWDAWVAEKKAKPLPGVVDFAKAAQAKGVTILYLSNRAVHLKDATLANLRSAGLPVADDQVFLGLGTVVEGCEQNGSEKNCRRLLAGRQYRVLMQFGDQLGDFVQVVANTPEGRDALLQQHHDWFGERWWMLPNPSYGSWEAMTFNNDYSQPREARRAAKRAALDVAP; encoded by the coding sequence ATGAACCTCCGCGCCCTGCCATTCGCCGTCCTCGCCGCCGCGCTGGCGCTGGCCGCCTGCAAGCCCCAGCCCGGCGCCCCCGCGGCGCAGGATGCGCAGCCGCAGCCCGCGCCGGCCGCTCCCGCCGCCGCGCCGGCGGCCAAGCCCGCTGCCGGCCAGGCCGACGACAACCTCAACGCCGTGCTGTGGATGCAGCGCGCGGTCGAGTACCGCGCCAGCACCGAGACCATCTATCGCGCTGCCGCCGACAAGCTCGACCAGGCGCTGAAGCAGCCGAACTGGGACGCGCTGGTGCCCGACGAGCGCGGCAACGCCGCCAAGGGCCTGAAGCCGGCGGTGATCATGGACGTCGACGAGACCGTGCTCGACAACTCGCCCTACCAGGCGCGCCTGGTGCGCGACGGCAAGGAGTACGACGAGGCGACCTGGGACGCCTGGGTCGCGGAAAAGAAAGCCAAGCCGCTGCCGGGCGTGGTCGATTTCGCCAAGGCCGCGCAGGCCAAGGGCGTCACCATCCTGTACCTGTCCAACCGCGCCGTGCACCTCAAGGACGCGACCCTGGCCAACCTGCGCAGTGCCGGCCTGCCGGTCGCCGACGACCAGGTCTTCCTCGGCCTGGGCACGGTGGTCGAGGGCTGCGAGCAGAACGGCAGCGAGAAGAACTGCCGCCGCCTGCTGGCCGGCCGCCAGTACCGCGTGCTGATGCAGTTCGGCGATCAGCTCGGCGACTTCGTCCAGGTGGTGGCGAACACGCCGGAAGGCCGCGACGCGCTGCTGCAGCAGCATCACGACTGGTTCGGCGAACGCTGGTGGATGCTGCCCAACCCGAGCTACGGCTCGTGGGAGGCGATGACCTTCAACAACGACTACAGCCAGCCACGCGAGGCCCGCCGCGCGGCCAAGCGCGCCGCGCTGGACGTGGCGCCCTGA
- a CDS encoding class I SAM-dependent methyltransferase → MGTSAEVALHEPVPEPIPEPAPEPEPVAAPPAVPKILVSQGLCPTCGQEAVFSATHEWLRDSYLCESCGSIPRERALMHVIETLYPQWREMRIHESSPAGRGASLKLQTECKDYVPSQFFPGVASGELVDGVRCENMERLTFADESFDLHISQDVMEHVFDPAGAFAEIARTLRPGGAHVFTVPLVHRQHPSARRARMGEDGVIEHLHEPQYHGNPVSEDGALVTVDWGYDICRYIHAASGLYTHMFLIDDLSRGIRADLNEVLVTVKPGHGQADRI, encoded by the coding sequence GTGGGTACTTCCGCCGAGGTTGCGCTGCACGAGCCGGTGCCGGAACCCATACCGGAGCCAGCGCCGGAGCCGGAACCCGTTGCGGCTCCGCCTGCGGTGCCCAAGATCCTGGTCAGCCAGGGACTGTGTCCGACTTGCGGCCAGGAGGCGGTGTTCTCGGCGACCCACGAATGGTTGCGCGACAGCTACCTGTGCGAAAGCTGCGGCAGCATTCCGCGCGAACGCGCCTTGATGCATGTGATCGAGACCCTGTATCCGCAGTGGCGCGAGATGCGCATCCACGAATCGTCTCCCGCCGGTCGCGGCGCGAGCCTGAAGCTGCAGACCGAATGCAAGGACTACGTTCCGAGCCAGTTCTTTCCCGGCGTCGCGTCGGGCGAACTGGTCGACGGGGTGCGCTGCGAAAACATGGAGCGACTCACTTTCGCCGACGAAAGCTTCGACCTGCACATCTCGCAGGACGTGATGGAGCACGTGTTCGATCCGGCCGGCGCGTTCGCCGAGATCGCCCGCACCCTGCGTCCCGGCGGCGCGCATGTCTTCACCGTTCCGCTGGTCCATCGTCAGCATCCGTCCGCGCGCCGCGCGCGCATGGGCGAGGACGGCGTCATCGAGCATCTGCACGAGCCGCAGTACCACGGCAACCCGGTCAGCGAGGACGGCGCCTTGGTCACCGTGGACTGGGGCTACGACATCTGCCGTTACATCCACGCGGCCTCGGGTCTGTACACCCATATGTTCCTGATCGACGATCTCAGCCGCGGCATTCGCGCCGATCTCAACGAAGTGCTGGTGACGGTGAAGCCCGGGCACGGGCAGGCCGACCGCATCTGA
- a CDS encoding spore coat U domain-containing protein yields MRSASLRSVAAFALLAAAAPALAADDSTTFDVTITITSSCTISATAPTDVNFGSVASTATNVDAQGQLVVTCTPGTAYTIALDNGQNGSDVNSRKMSDGTTEVPYQLYRAGARGSGDVWGSTTGVGGNVLAGSGTGAAQNLPVYGRTPSANFPAATYSDVVTATITY; encoded by the coding sequence ATGCGTTCCGCATCGCTCCGCTCCGTCGCCGCTTTCGCTCTGCTCGCCGCCGCCGCGCCCGCCCTGGCCGCCGACGACAGCACCACTTTCGACGTCACCATCACCATCACCAGCAGCTGCACGATCAGCGCCACCGCGCCAACCGACGTCAACTTCGGCAGCGTCGCCTCGACCGCGACCAACGTCGACGCGCAGGGCCAGCTGGTCGTCACCTGCACCCCGGGCACCGCCTACACCATCGCCCTGGACAACGGCCAGAACGGCAGCGACGTCAACAGCCGCAAGATGAGCGACGGCACCACCGAGGTGCCCTACCAGCTCTACCGCGCCGGCGCGCGCGGGTCCGGCGACGTCTGGGGCAGCACCACCGGCGTCGGCGGCAACGTCCTGGCCGGTTCCGGCACCGGCGCGGCGCAGAACCTGCCGGTCTATGGGAGGACCCCCAGCGCCAACTTTCCCGCTGCGACTTACAGCGACGTGGTGACCGCCACGATCACCTACTGA
- a CDS encoding GNAT family N-acetyltransferase has translation MTALTVRDATAADHPAILALNLESVDLMSPMDAQRLRELDREAAYHRAVCDGDEVVGFLLALREGAAYDSPNYLWFGERYPAFLYVDRIAVAASHRGRRLGGLLYDDLFGFARDGGFERIACEFYIVPFNQASSRFHARYGFAEVGTQWVAEGRKQVSLQIAPVAADA, from the coding sequence ATGACCGCCCTCACCGTCCGCGACGCCACCGCCGCCGATCATCCGGCCATCCTCGCCCTCAATCTTGAGTCGGTGGATCTGATGAGCCCGATGGACGCGCAGCGCCTGCGCGAATTGGACCGCGAGGCGGCCTACCACCGGGCGGTCTGCGACGGCGACGAGGTGGTCGGGTTCCTGCTCGCGCTGCGCGAAGGCGCCGCCTACGACAGCCCCAACTACCTGTGGTTCGGCGAGCGCTATCCGGCGTTCCTGTACGTCGACCGGATCGCGGTCGCGGCCAGCCACCGCGGGCGCCGGCTGGGCGGCCTGCTCTACGACGATCTGTTCGGTTTCGCCCGCGACGGCGGCTTCGAGCGCATCGCCTGCGAGTTCTACATCGTGCCGTTCAACCAAGCGTCCAGCCGCTTCCACGCCCGCTACGGTTTCGCCGAGGTCGGCACGCAGTGGGTCGCGGAAGGACGCAAGCAAGTTTCGCTGCAGATCGCGCCGGTCGCGGCCGACGCCTGA
- a CDS encoding DUF4272 domain-containing protein, with product MTLLINAYSTLAAPPAPEFARAPANRRDRSDPELVPHLQGFVGYVLGTVEQGMDARTFAVIRHLQRVQTHYSFEVEDDAFDALTAWGQAANAICFLPDGSVRDAAGNVLVSRGEPPVETDATLPYPADARARKARSEQALHALGAPPPAHLPPVLGEGEVRLRGDDEAARRMLALCAVAVRAESLHTQPLSTQEIAAKLGPGVAALTPVERAFIDQASPDQETWADQGWRYESAALLQWALGLRDTLPEPTETCDAADVARVAIDHADEARIAQARLRPVAELLDALDAIYRRHWLVRQARLDEAEPPIGLHPSVVYERHYALNWLLRFDEQDWDEVGTPT from the coding sequence ATGACCCTGCTGATCAATGCCTATTCCACCCTCGCTGCGCCGCCTGCGCCGGAGTTCGCGCGCGCGCCGGCCAACCGGCGCGACCGCAGCGATCCGGAGCTGGTGCCGCATCTGCAGGGCTTCGTCGGCTACGTGCTGGGCACGGTCGAGCAGGGCATGGACGCGCGCACCTTCGCGGTGATCCGGCACCTGCAGCGGGTCCAGACCCATTACAGCTTCGAGGTCGAGGACGACGCCTTCGACGCGCTGACCGCCTGGGGCCAGGCCGCCAACGCGATCTGCTTCCTGCCCGACGGCAGCGTGCGCGACGCCGCCGGCAACGTCCTGGTCAGCCGCGGCGAACCGCCGGTGGAGACCGACGCGACCCTGCCGTATCCGGCCGACGCGCGTGCGCGCAAGGCGCGCAGCGAGCAGGCCCTGCACGCGCTCGGCGCGCCGCCGCCGGCGCACCTGCCGCCGGTGCTCGGCGAGGGCGAAGTGCGCCTGCGCGGCGACGACGAAGCCGCGCGGCGCATGCTGGCCCTGTGCGCGGTCGCGGTGCGCGCCGAGTCGCTGCATACGCAGCCGCTGTCGACGCAGGAGATCGCGGCCAAGCTCGGCCCCGGCGTGGCCGCGCTGACTCCGGTCGAGCGCGCCTTCATCGATCAGGCCTCGCCGGACCAGGAGACCTGGGCCGACCAGGGCTGGCGCTACGAAAGCGCCGCCCTGCTGCAATGGGCGCTGGGCCTGCGCGACACCCTGCCGGAACCGACCGAAACCTGCGACGCCGCCGACGTCGCGCGCGTGGCCATCGACCACGCCGACGAGGCGCGCATCGCCCAGGCCCGGCTGCGCCCGGTCGCCGAACTGCTCGACGCCCTCGACGCGATCTACCGCCGCCATTGGCTGGTGCGCCAGGCCCGCCTGGACGAGGCCGAGCCGCCGATCGGCCTGCACCCCAGCGTGGTCTACGAACGCCACTACGCGCTCAACTGGCTGCTGCGCTTCGACGAGCAGGACTGGGACGAGGTGGGGACGCCGACTTGA
- a CDS encoding molecular chaperone, translating to MPGRRPATAVRRLTAALLCAAVALAAPAAGAGGLQLTPTTLTLSARRQADGLWLINGGEHPLQAQVRVFRWIQDEAGERFEPSRALAASPPMLELAPGARQLVRVIRLGPPPPAEESYRLIVDELPPADGARKPGLQFVLRYSVPVFLAAAGDPPAAPQLGAALSFDGDRASLEVRNRGDRHAQLADLAFVDERGQRHPVAPGLLGYVLPGQRMRWPLTAPAALLRGAGTLKARINGEATEQALALDPPAR from the coding sequence ATGCCCGGCCGCCGGCCCGCCACCGCCGTCCGCCGCCTGACCGCCGCGCTGCTGTGCGCGGCCGTCGCCCTGGCCGCTCCGGCCGCGGGCGCCGGCGGATTGCAGCTGACCCCGACCACCCTGACCCTGAGCGCGCGCCGCCAGGCCGACGGGCTGTGGCTGATCAACGGCGGCGAACACCCGCTGCAGGCCCAGGTGCGGGTGTTCCGCTGGATCCAGGACGAGGCCGGCGAGCGCTTCGAACCCAGCCGCGCGCTGGCGGCGAGCCCGCCGATGCTCGAACTCGCGCCCGGCGCGCGCCAGTTGGTGCGGGTGATCCGGCTCGGCCCGCCGCCGCCGGCCGAGGAAAGCTATCGCCTGATCGTCGACGAGTTGCCGCCGGCGGACGGCGCCCGCAAGCCCGGCCTGCAGTTCGTCCTGCGCTACTCGGTGCCGGTGTTCCTGGCCGCCGCCGGCGACCCGCCGGCCGCGCCGCAGTTGGGCGCGGCACTGAGCTTCGACGGCGACCGCGCCAGCCTGGAGGTGCGCAACCGCGGCGACCGGCACGCGCAGCTGGCCGACCTGGCCTTCGTCGACGAACGCGGCCAGCGCCACCCGGTCGCGCCCGGACTGCTCGGCTATGTCCTGCCCGGCCAGCGCATGCGCTGGCCGTTGACCGCTCCGGCGGCGCTGCTGCGCGGCGCCGGCACTCTCAAGGCGAGGATCAATGGCGAAGCCACCGAGCAGGCCCTGGCGCTGGATCCGCCGGCTCGCTGA
- a CDS encoding fimbria/pilus outer membrane usher protein, which yields MAKPPSRPWRWIRRLADAMAAGLLAAFLPTYAAEPPPLLARAGDAQAASLPLYLEVSLNQGPYQAPQPFELRAGRLHASVATLRGLGFVLAGHDPAEVLAVDAVPGVAVRYDAALQRVAIDAPLSQLSLATTRLNQPGLDVPEASASPGLLLNYDLYASRERRNDNVTAYAELRAFGLGPGVFSQTAATRHYRNDGAPRRTDSVRLDSTWRWSAPESMLSLSVGDVVSGRLDWTRPLRLGGLRLGRDFGLQPYRITTPLPTFAGEVALPSAVDLYVNGLRQYSGELPPGPFQLATVPGISGAGSAQIVITDAFGRTRQLDFPFYAAQQLLARGLSDWSLSLGLAREDYALKSFSYGDSALASAELRYGLSDRLTVEAHGEGGDGIANAGFGAVALLGRAGVLSGSLAHGRDARNERPWERSGWQYAAAYNWGNGRLNFSLDSRRAERGYRDLASRYGLGPARVSERALLSWNDADLGSFGLNYVRLAYRDDAGRRQAPARYAGLHWSRSFAGRAHLSLSYNQNLDLAADRSAYLGLSLDLGERTRLAASLQRDRGRDQAVLDLSQPVPGDGGFGWRLQARGGDGAEGGLAELGWLNSVGRFGLGLARVADQDYAYASGSGALVWMGGHAFAARSVNDAFAVVSTDGVAGVPVLLENRPIGHTDADGMLLVTPLNAWQRNRLGIDAMALPAQMRVDRVEAQATPRDRSGTVVRFGLTPIRAAVVVLHDAAGRPLAPGSRVRSEHGEDAWVGYDGETYLEALQDHNRLRATAPDGRVCEARFEHARSGHARYEHAGGDGIARIGPVTCAAETPR from the coding sequence ATGGCGAAGCCACCGAGCAGGCCCTGGCGCTGGATCCGCCGGCTCGCTGACGCCATGGCGGCCGGCCTGCTCGCGGCGTTCTTGCCGACGTACGCGGCGGAGCCGCCTCCGCTGCTGGCCCGCGCCGGCGACGCCCAGGCCGCGAGCCTGCCGCTGTACCTGGAAGTCAGCCTCAACCAGGGGCCGTACCAGGCGCCGCAACCGTTCGAACTGCGCGCCGGTCGGCTCCACGCCAGCGTCGCCACCCTGCGCGGGCTCGGCTTCGTCCTGGCCGGACACGATCCGGCCGAGGTGCTGGCCGTGGACGCCGTGCCGGGCGTGGCCGTGCGCTACGACGCCGCCCTGCAGCGGGTCGCGATCGACGCGCCGCTGTCGCAACTGTCGCTGGCCACCACCCGGCTCAACCAGCCCGGCCTGGATGTGCCCGAGGCCAGCGCCTCGCCCGGGCTGCTGCTCAATTACGACCTCTACGCCAGCCGCGAGCGGCGCAACGACAACGTCACCGCCTACGCCGAACTGCGCGCGTTCGGCCTCGGCCCCGGGGTGTTCAGCCAGACCGCGGCGACCCGCCACTACCGCAACGACGGCGCGCCGCGCCGCACCGACTCGGTGCGCCTGGACAGCACTTGGCGCTGGTCGGCGCCGGAATCGATGCTCAGCCTCAGCGTCGGCGACGTGGTCAGCGGCCGGCTCGACTGGACCCGGCCGCTGCGCCTGGGCGGCCTGCGCCTGGGCCGCGACTTCGGCCTGCAGCCCTACCGCATCACCACCCCGCTGCCGACCTTCGCCGGCGAAGTCGCGCTGCCCTCGGCGGTGGACCTGTACGTCAACGGCCTGCGCCAGTACAGCGGCGAACTGCCGCCGGGCCCGTTCCAGCTCGCCACCGTGCCCGGCATCAGCGGCGCCGGCAGCGCCCAGATCGTCATCACCGACGCTTTCGGCCGCACCCGCCAACTCGACTTCCCGTTCTACGCCGCGCAGCAACTGCTCGCGCGCGGCCTGTCGGACTGGTCGCTGAGCCTGGGCCTGGCGCGCGAGGACTACGCGCTGAAGTCGTTCTCCTACGGCGACTCGGCGCTGGCCAGCGCCGAGCTGCGCTACGGCCTCAGCGACCGGCTGACCGTGGAGGCGCACGGCGAAGGCGGCGACGGCATCGCCAACGCCGGGTTCGGCGCGGTCGCCCTGCTCGGCCGCGCCGGCGTGCTCAGCGGCTCGCTCGCGCACGGCCGCGACGCGCGCAACGAACGGCCCTGGGAACGCAGCGGCTGGCAGTACGCGGCGGCCTACAACTGGGGCAACGGCCGCCTCAATTTTTCGCTCGACAGCCGCCGCGCCGAACGCGGCTACCGCGACCTGGCCTCGCGCTACGGCCTCGGCCCGGCGCGGGTCAGCGAACGCGCGCTGCTGAGCTGGAACGACGCCGACCTGGGCAGCTTCGGCCTGAACTACGTACGCCTGGCCTACCGCGACGACGCCGGCCGCCGGCAAGCGCCGGCGCGCTACGCCGGCCTGCACTGGAGCCGCAGCTTCGCCGGCCGCGCCCACCTCAGCCTGAGCTACAACCAGAACCTGGACCTGGCCGCCGACCGCAGCGCCTACCTCGGCCTCAGCCTGGACCTGGGCGAACGCACCCGCCTGGCCGCCTCGCTGCAACGCGATCGCGGCCGCGACCAGGCGGTGCTGGACCTTTCGCAACCGGTACCGGGCGACGGCGGCTTCGGCTGGCGCCTGCAGGCGCGCGGCGGCGACGGCGCCGAAGGCGGGCTGGCCGAACTGGGCTGGTTGAACTCGGTCGGCCGCTTCGGCCTGGGCCTGGCCCGCGTCGCCGACCAGGACTACGCCTACGCCAGCGGCAGCGGCGCGTTGGTGTGGATGGGCGGACACGCCTTCGCCGCGCGCTCGGTCAACGACGCCTTCGCGGTGGTCTCCACCGACGGCGTCGCCGGCGTGCCGGTGCTGCTGGAGAACCGCCCGATCGGCCATACCGACGCCGACGGCATGCTGCTGGTGACCCCGCTCAACGCCTGGCAACGCAACCGCCTCGGCATCGATGCGATGGCGCTGCCGGCGCAGATGCGGGTCGATCGGGTCGAGGCCCAGGCCACCCCGCGCGACCGCTCCGGCACCGTGGTGCGCTTCGGCCTGACCCCGATCCGCGCCGCGGTGGTGGTGCTGCACGACGCCGCCGGCCGGCCGCTGGCACCGGGCAGCCGGGTGCGCAGCGAACACGGCGAGGACGCCTGGGTCGGCTACGACGGCGAGACCTATCTGGAAGCGTTGCAGGACCACAACCGCCTGCGCGCGACCGCGCCGGACGGCCGCGTTTGCGAAGCGCGCTTCGAACATGCGCGCTCCGGACATGCACGTTACGAACACGCCGGCGGCGACGGCATCGCCCGGATCGGGCCGGTGACCTGCGCTGCGGAGACGCCGCGATGA
- a CDS encoding spore coat U domain-containing protein — MNAYASVRTALAALALLWLLLDAPAARAATTCSATMTDLNFAPTNGGIVDATANLSVTCSTFGLAVLGTAKVNMCVSVFSGTDGGGTLNPRRLINGFNDPMQMQLYTDAGRSAIWGARGNATVPNFLPLQFSYSVLALGGSQTLTATLYGRIPAQSGLNAGTYLNRFTAAADTKIEFRYDEPTIIGSGTMPASCTSGGSPGTSSSFPFTVNGSVPNACTLTPKPVPTLGFGNTPGFITGNIDQTTSIGLVCTGRTPWQIGLDNGLHASGNIRRMANGSGQFVPYELYRDGSRSQRWGNTLNNDTLSGTGSGASQSLTVYGRVAPQTATVGSYSDTITVLVTY, encoded by the coding sequence ATGAACGCATACGCGTCCGTGCGCACCGCACTCGCGGCACTCGCGTTGCTATGGCTGTTGTTGGACGCGCCGGCGGCGCGCGCGGCCACCACCTGCTCCGCGACCATGACCGATCTCAACTTCGCCCCGACCAACGGCGGCATCGTCGATGCCACCGCGAACTTGAGCGTCACGTGCTCGACCTTCGGTTTGGCCGTGCTGGGCACCGCCAAGGTCAACATGTGCGTGAGCGTTTTCAGTGGCACCGACGGCGGCGGCACGCTTAATCCGCGGCGGCTGATCAACGGGTTCAACGACCCGATGCAGATGCAGTTGTACACCGATGCAGGACGCAGCGCGATCTGGGGCGCGCGCGGCAACGCCACGGTGCCCAATTTTCTGCCGCTACAGTTCAGCTACTCGGTGCTGGCGCTGGGCGGCAGCCAAACCCTCACCGCGACGCTATACGGCCGCATTCCGGCGCAAAGCGGGCTCAACGCCGGCACCTACCTCAACCGCTTTACCGCCGCCGCCGACACCAAGATCGAATTCCGTTACGACGAGCCGACCATCATCGGCTCTGGAACCATGCCTGCCTCCTGCACATCCGGCGGCAGCCCCGGGACGTCCAGCAGCTTCCCCTTCACCGTCAACGGCTCGGTGCCCAACGCCTGCACCCTGACGCCCAAGCCGGTGCCGACGCTGGGCTTCGGCAACACCCCCGGCTTCATCACCGGCAACATCGACCAGACCACCAGCATCGGCCTGGTCTGCACCGGCCGCACGCCGTGGCAGATCGGCCTCGACAACGGCCTGCACGCCAGCGGCAACATCCGCCGCATGGCCAACGGCAGCGGCCAGTTCGTGCCCTACGAGCTGTACCGCGACGGCAGCCGCAGCCAACGCTGGGGCAATACCCTCAACAACGACACCCTCAGCGGCACCGGCAGCGGCGCCAGCCAATCGCTGACCGTGTACGGCCGCGTCGCGCCGCAGACCGCCACGGTCGGCAGCTACAGCGACACGATCACGGTGTTGGTGACGTATTAG